One Theropithecus gelada isolate Dixy chromosome 20, Tgel_1.0, whole genome shotgun sequence DNA segment encodes these proteins:
- the LOC112614333 gene encoding 60S ribosomal protein L3-like gives MSHRTFSPPRHGSLGFLPRKHSSRHRGKFKSFPKDDPSKLVHLTAFLGYKADMTHIVREVNRPGSEVHKKEVVQAVTIVETPPMVVVGIVGYVETPRGLRTFKTVFAEHISDECKRRFYKNWDKSKKEAHLMEIQVHRGTVAEKLDWARERLEQQVPVNQVFGQDEMIDVIRVTKGKGYKGVTTRWHTKKLPHKTHRGLRKVACIGAWHPARVAFSVARAGQKGYHHRTEINKKISKIGQGYLIKDGKLIKNNASTDYDLSDKSINPLGGFVHYGEVTNDFVLLKDCVVGTKKWVLTLRKSLLVQTKPQALEKIDLKFTDTTSKFGHGLFQTMEEKKAFMGPLKKDRIAKEEGA, from the exons ATGTCTCACAGAACATTCTCCCCTCCCAGACATGGGTCCCTCGGCTTCCTGCCTCGGAAGCACAGCAGCAGGCATCGCGGGAAGTTCAAGAGCTTCCCTAAGGATGACCCATCTAAGCTGGTCCACCTCACAGCcttcctgggatacaaggctgacATGACCCACATCGTGCGGGAAGTCAACAGGCCAGGATCCGAGGTGCACAAGAAGGAGGTGGTACAGGCTGTGACCATTGTGGAGACGCCACCCATGGTGGTTGTGGGCATTGTGGGCTACGTGGAAACCCCTCGAGGCCTCCGGACCTTCAAGACTGTCTTCGCTGAGCACATCAGTGATGAATGCAAGAGGCGTTTCTATAAGAACTGGGATAAATCTAAGAAGGAG GCCCACCTGATGGAGATCCAGGTACACAGAGGCACCGTGGCCGAGAAGCTGGACTGGGCCCGTGAGAGGCTCGAGCAGCAGGTACCTGTGAACCAAGTGTTTGGGCAGGATGAGATGATCGATGTCATCAGGGTGACCAAGGGCAAAGGCTACAAAGGGGTCACCACTCGTTGGCACACCAAGAAGCTGCCCCATAAGACCCACCGAGGCCTGCGCAAGGTGGCCTGTATTGGGGCATGGCATCCTGCTCGTGTGGCCTTCTCTGTGGCACGTGCTGGGCAGAAAGGCTACCATCACCGCACTGAGATCAACAAGAAGATCTCTAAGATTGGCCAGGGCTACCTTATCAAGGATGGCAAGCTGATCAAGAACAATGCCTCCACCGACTATGACCTGTCTGACAAGAGCATCAACCCTCTGGGTGGCTTTGTCCACTATGGTGAAGTGACCAATGACTTTGTCCTGCTGAAAGACTGTGTGGTGGGAACAAAGAAGTGGGTGCTCACCCTCCGCAAGTCCTTGCTGGTGCAGACGAAGCCACAGGCTCTGGAGAAGATTGACCTTAAGTTCACTGACACCACCTCCAAGTTTGGCCATGGCCTCTTCCAGACCATGGAGGAGAAGAAAGCATTCATGGGGCCACTCAAGAAAGACCGAATTGCAAAGGAAGAAGGAGCTTAA